TTAGTGCTATGGGTGCCGACAAGAGCTAAATGTGCCATCTTAACTTGATCATGAGCTATAATCGCCATATCCTCTATTCTTTGCCATTGTCCAGGATATCGTTCCCACAGCTCCTTGCAGAACCGTTCATTAATCTCCTCAACAATCATATAGATGCGCGGTAAAAGCGGCTGGAATAAGCGTACTGGCCATTTTTCCAATGCTTCAGATAAGGTCGTATGATTCGTATAAGAAATTGTTTGAACCGTTATGTCCCAGGCCTCTTCCCACGGGAGCATCTCTTCATCCAACAGAATTCTCATCAATTCAGGAATCGCTAGGACTGGATGAGTATCATTGATATGTATTGAAACGTAATTCGGCAATTCGCGAATATCCTTCTGCTTTTTCCTGAAGGAATTCAAAATCGAATTAAGACTTGCCCTTACCAAGAAATATTGCTGCTTCAAGCGCAAAATTTTCCCGCTGTCCTCCGCGTCATCTGGATAAAGGAATTCTGAAACCATCTCCGTCTCCCGCTTATAGCGCATAATATCATCATGGAAAGGAACATTGGCAGGCTCGGCATTCCATAATCGGAGCGTATTAACCGTTTCAGTTTGATAGCCGACAACAGGAATATCATAAGGAACCGCCATAATCGGCTCAGCATCCCTATGCCTAAATCTCAGACGGCCTTGCTCATCTTCAAAGGACTCTACCTTGCCCCAAAATGGAACCTCAACGGATAAATCTGATTTACGCACCTCCCAGACCTGCCCGTTTTGCAGCCAAAGCTCAGGGTATTCTACTTGGACACCATTAACGATTTTTTGCTCAAATAGCCCATGCTTGTAGCGAATGCCGCATCCATGTCCAGGTAAATCAAGTGAAGCAAGCGAATCCATAAAGCAAGCAGCCAGCCGGCCTAAGCCCCCATTGCCGAGGGCAGAGTCCGGTTCATTGGATTCCAAATCATCAAGGCTGATGCCTAGGTCTCTAAGACCCTCTTCGACGACATCACCAATACCAAGATTGAGGATATTGCTCCCCATAATCCTGCCCAGCAGAAATTCAATCGATAAATAATACACCTGCTTCGCTTCAGTCGAATGGTAAACCTGATTAGTTTTAATCCAATTGGTGCTGATATATTCTCGAATCATGTTGCCCAGTACATGGTACTGATCTTGCGGGCTCGTCTCTTCGAAGCTCTTTCCCACGGACATCTCTAGCTTGGATAAAAAGGCTTTCTTAAATTGTTCTTTATTGTCAAACATCAAAAAACATGCCCCCCTAAATCAAGTCTGTATATAATCTCTCATATTCAATGGCCGAGCGTTCCCAGCTATAATCTTTTTTCATTGAATTCTTGACGATATTCTTCCAAACATCTGGTTTCTTATAGAAAGACACAGCCCGCTGAATCGTATAAAGCATGTCATGAGCATTAAAATTCGTAAAGGAAAAGCCGTTTCCTTCTCCTGTATACTCATTATATGGCTGTACAGTGTCGCGCAGGCCTCCTGTTTCGCGCACGATTGGCAAAGTACCATAGCGCATGGCAATTAATTGACTCAATCCGCATGGCTCAAACTTAGACGGCATAAGGAATAGATCAGCTCCCGCATAGATTTGATGCGCAAGATCTTCATTAAATCCTATATGCACACGGCATTTATCCGGATACCACTGAGCTGAGTAACCAAAGAAGTGCTCAAATTCCGGATCACCCGTTCCAAGCAAGATAAATTGAACGTCCTGTTGCATGATTTCATGGAAGACAGCCCGCACTAAGTCAAATCCTTTTTGTTTCGTCAGGCGTGAAACAACAGCGATTACCGGCTTATCCTCGTCAACCGGCAAGTTAAAATACTCCTGGAGCTTTTTCTTATTCATCTTCTTGCCGGCTAAATCATTTGCGCTGAAAGGCTGTGCCAAGGATGGATCGTTCTTCGGATTGTACAAGTCATGGTCAATCCCGTTTACGATGCCATATAAATCCTGATCCCTAGATTGCAGTATTCCCTCAAGCCTCTCCCCAAAATACGCGGTTTTGATTTCTTCCTTATAGGTTGGGCTGACCGTCGTGATAGCGTCAGAATAGGTTAGCGCTGTTTTCATGAAGTTGACGCATCCTCCGAACTCAACCTGATTAAAGAAATCATAATGCACGCCAAGCACGTCACCAAGGAAGCCTTTTTCATAAATCCCTTGGAACATTAAATTATGAATGGTAAATACGTTCTTTACGTTAGCCAGCTTCGTATTGTGATGCTGTGTCTTCAAGAGAAACGGAATCATTCCTGTATGCCAGTCATGGGTGTGTATAATGTCCGGCAGAAAAGGAATATGATAAAGCGTCTCAATAGCCGCCTTGCAAAAGTAGGCGAAGCGCTCTCCGTCATCAAATTGCTCATATAATTTAGGACGATGGAAGTAATATTCATTATCCATGAAATAATAAATGATTCCCTCATATTCTAGTTCATATATTCCGCAATACTGCCTTCTCCAGCTAAGCTGCACCTCAAATTCTGCTATTCTTTTAGCGGAATCAAAAAAACGGGCAGGGATTGTTCCATACTTCGGAAGCAGCACCCTTACCTCATGCCCTAGTTTCTTTAATTCTTTTGGAAGTGAGCCGGCCACGTCGGCCAGCCCACCAGATTTTGCAAATGGCACACACTCAGATACAACAAATAAAACATTCACGAATTCATCAACTCTCCTTGCTTTACACCTTTTTGAACAACGATTGGCTGGAATGGAGAACCGATTAATACTGTACCATCAGCAATCTCAACATCTTTATCGAGGATGACATAATCCAATTTGCAATTCTTGCCTATCTTGGTTTTTTGCATGATGATTGAGTTTTTGATGCTTGTTCCCTCATCAACATTAACTGCTCTAAAGATAATGCTGTGGTCAACCTCACCCTTAATAACACAGCCATTGGCGACCATTGCTTGCGTAACATTGGAGCCGGCGCCGTACTTGGAAGGCGGCTCATCCTTAACCTTCGTATAAATCGGGCTAGTTTTCATGAATAGCTGATACCAATTGTCAACCTTCAGCAATTCCATGCTTGTTTGGAAATAGGAACCGATAGAATCAACAGTTGCCAAGTATCCATCATATTCATATACGTTGACCTTAAAGCCAGAATAATGGTCCTGTACAGCTTCACTCACGGATGTATAGCCCGTTTCCTTGCGTTCCTCAATCAGTTTCACAAGCAAATCCTTTTTCAAGACATACATATTGAGGGAAACCTTGCCTTTTTTGACTTCTGTAATATCTCCGCCCATTTTCAAATGCTCTTTTAATACGGCATTGAAATCAATATTACATACCGTATGGCTATTGGCGACAACCACAAATTCCTGCTCGCTTCTCTCAAGATAGGTCATATGATAGGAGAAATGCTCCAAAGAGGTAATTTCACCGTTTGTCTCTGCTGTATGAGGGACTGGCAAGAAGAACAACCCATCTCTCTTTCTGTTCAAATCCCAATTCTTCCCTGTTCCAAGGTGATCCATCAAGGAGCGGAAATGGTGCTGAGGATAGACGGCCACATTAGAAATTCCGGAATTCACCATACTAGACAGAATAAAATCAATCAGCCGGAAGCGGCCTGCAATTGGCAAGGCTGCTACATTACGGTGGTTTGTTAATATATCAAGAGATTCAAAGTTTTGCGTGGCATCAATGATGCCCAACAATGATTTATTCATATTCATTTCAGCGCCTTTCAATATATTAGGATAGTTTTATTGCATTCTCTTCTGTGAGCAGCTCTGGATTGACAAGAATGACATCCTCATCATCAATCGGCTTGATTACCTGGTTATCTGGAATGATTGCGCCTGGAGGGATAATGGCTCTTTCAATCACGACATTCTTTCCGATAATCGCATCAGACATGATAACCGAATCCTTGATGTGTGAGTTCTCTCCTACCCTTGCACCATAGAATAAGACGGATTTCTCTATCTTACCTTCTACGATACAGCCTTCATTGATTAGCGACTCTCGCACAACTGCCTTATCAGATAAATATTGAGGAGCGCGATTTGGATTGACAGAATAGATGCGCCATTTATAGTCATACATATTTAGTTCGCAGTCCTCATCCAGCAAGTCCATGTTGGCTTCCCAATAGCTTGTGAGAGTACCAACATCCTTCCAGTAGCCTTGGAATGGATATGCATAAACTTTTTTATTATATTTCAATAACATCGGGATAATATCTTTCCCAAAGTCGCGTGAAGAGTTCTCATTTTGAGCATCCCTGATAAGAAATTCCTTCAGCACCTTCCGATTGAAGATGTAGATGCCCATAGAAGCAAGATTGTTCTTTGGATTCTTTGGCTTTTCATCGAACTCCTCAACGGAATAATCATCTCGGGTGTTCATGATGCCAAATCGGCTTGCTTCATCCCAAGGAACCTCAATGACAGAAATTGTTGCA
The Pradoshia eiseniae DNA segment above includes these coding regions:
- a CDS encoding glycogen/starch/alpha-glucan phosphorylase is translated as MFDNKEQFKKAFLSKLEMSVGKSFEETSPQDQYHVLGNMIREYISTNWIKTNQVYHSTEAKQVYYLSIEFLLGRIMGSNILNLGIGDVVEEGLRDLGISLDDLESNEPDSALGNGGLGRLAACFMDSLASLDLPGHGCGIRYKHGLFEQKIVNGVQVEYPELWLQNGQVWEVRKSDLSVEVPFWGKVESFEDEQGRLRFRHRDAEPIMAVPYDIPVVGYQTETVNTLRLWNAEPANVPFHDDIMRYKRETEMVSEFLYPDDAEDSGKILRLKQQYFLVRASLNSILNSFRKKQKDIRELPNYVSIHINDTHPVLAIPELMRILLDEEMLPWEEAWDITVQTISYTNHTTLSEALEKWPVRLFQPLLPRIYMIVEEINERFCKELWERYPGQWQRIEDMAIIAHDQVKMAHLALVGTHSTNGVAYLHTEILKKREMNNFYEIFPERFNNKTNGITHRRWLMKSNPALTGLITESIGDKWKVEPPLLKELEHYKDDAAFLEQLEKVKHENKVKLAERIFQQNQIKVNLDSIFDVQVKRLHAYKRQLLNVLHIMYLYNRMKEDPSFRPHPRTFIFGAKASPGYYYAKKIIKLINTVAEKVNNDKTTNDYLKVVFLENYRVSLAEEIFPAAEVSEQISTASKEASGTGNMKFMMNGALTIGTMDGANVEIFERVGKDNIFIFGMTSEEVMNYQANGGYHSSEYYMLDRRIHEAVNQLVNGFFPNTNGMFDVIYDSLLIENDQYFVLRDFDSYVKTQEKVSNAYQDKKGWNKSSVVNIANSGFFSSDRTITEYANDIWHVKPVNSPIIKA
- the glgA gene encoding glycogen synthase GlgA is translated as MNVLFVVSECVPFAKSGGLADVAGSLPKELKKLGHEVRVLLPKYGTIPARFFDSAKRIAEFEVQLSWRRQYCGIYELEYEGIIYYFMDNEYYFHRPKLYEQFDDGERFAYFCKAAIETLYHIPFLPDIIHTHDWHTGMIPFLLKTQHHNTKLANVKNVFTIHNLMFQGIYEKGFLGDVLGVHYDFFNQVEFGGCVNFMKTALTYSDAITTVSPTYKEEIKTAYFGERLEGILQSRDQDLYGIVNGIDHDLYNPKNDPSLAQPFSANDLAGKKMNKKKLQEYFNLPVDEDKPVIAVVSRLTKQKGFDLVRAVFHEIMQQDVQFILLGTGDPEFEHFFGYSAQWYPDKCRVHIGFNEDLAHQIYAGADLFLMPSKFEPCGLSQLIAMRYGTLPIVRETGGLRDTVQPYNEYTGEGNGFSFTNFNAHDMLYTIQRAVSFYKKPDVWKNIVKNSMKKDYSWERSAIEYERLYTDLI
- a CDS encoding GlgC family sugar phosphate nucleotidyltransferase, with translation MNKSLLGIIDATQNFESLDILTNHRNVAALPIAGRFRLIDFILSSMVNSGISNVAVYPQHHFRSLMDHLGTGKNWDLNRKRDGLFFLPVPHTAETNGEITSLEHFSYHMTYLERSEQEFVVVANSHTVCNIDFNAVLKEHLKMGGDITEVKKGKVSLNMYVLKKDLLVKLIEERKETGYTSVSEAVQDHYSGFKVNVYEYDGYLATVDSIGSYFQTSMELLKVDNWYQLFMKTSPIYTKVKDEPPSKYGAGSNVTQAMVANGCVIKGEVDHSIIFRAVNVDEGTSIKNSIIMQKTKIGKNCKLDYVILDKDVEIADGTVLIGSPFQPIVVQKGVKQGELMNS
- a CDS encoding glucose-1-phosphate adenylyltransferase, which codes for MAKKKIMAMLLAGGQGTRLEALTADVAKPAVPFGGKYRIIDFTLSNCTNSGIDTVGVLTQYQPLLLNSYLSNGSAWDLDLRDGGVTVLPPYSASKEMRWYTGTASAVYQNLNYIDQYDPDYVIVLSGDHIYKMDYSKMLEYHEEKGADATISVIEVPWDEASRFGIMNTRDDYSVEEFDEKPKNPKNNLASMGIYIFNRKVLKEFLIRDAQNENSSRDFGKDIIPMLLKYNKKVYAYPFQGYWKDVGTLTSYWEANMDLLDEDCELNMYDYKWRIYSVNPNRAPQYLSDKAVVRESLINEGCIVEGKIEKSVLFYGARVGENSHIKDSVIMSDAIIGKNVVIERAIIPPGAIIPDNQVIKPIDDEDVILVNPELLTEENAIKLS